A window from Flavobacterium gyeonganense encodes these proteins:
- a CDS encoding nuclear transport factor 2 family protein gives MKKLTILMFILYLYGCSSQKNYDYAITKNYKPDDPELYKKIIIMDSIFFGLYNSCDKNLEKYGDFYLEDIEFYHDKGGLMTSKKDIIEGTQKNVCGKVTRELVKGSVEVYPIKDYGALEIGLHKFHNNTEPPNTESKAGRFMIFWKNVNNDWKIARVVSLH, from the coding sequence ATGAAAAAATTAACTATTTTGATGTTTATACTTTACTTGTACGGTTGTAGTTCTCAAAAAAACTATGATTATGCCATAACCAAAAATTACAAACCCGACGATCCGGAACTCTATAAAAAGATTATAATTATGGACAGTATTTTCTTTGGACTTTATAATTCCTGCGATAAGAATCTTGAGAAATACGGGGATTTTTATTTAGAGGATATTGAGTTTTATCATGACAAAGGTGGACTGATGACTTCTAAAAAAGATATTATAGAAGGTACTCAGAAAAATGTTTGTGGTAAAGTTACCCGTGAATTAGTAAAAGGAAGCGTTGAGGTGTATCCAATAAAAGATTATGGAGCTTTGGAAATTGGCCTGCATAAATTTCATAACAATACTGAACCGCCAAATACAGAATCAAAAGCCGGAAGATTTATGATCTTTTGGAAAAATGTAAACAATGACTGGAAAATAGCAAGGGTAGTAAGTTTACACTAA
- a CDS encoding efflux RND transporter permease subunit yields MNKFIRNIIAFSLKNKAFTFFWVGLLAVAGFISFKNMPIDAFPDVTNTQIIIITQWNGKSAEEVERFVTSPIEISMNSVQKKTSVRSITMFGLSVIKIIFDDGVDDTFARFQVNNLLKNVTLPDDVEPDVQPPYGPTGEIFRYIVKSDSRDSRELLTYQNWVIDKQLRSVPGVADLNVFGGQTKTYEVGVDPVKLAKYNITPLQVYNAVDAGNLNVGGDIIEKNGQAFVVRGVGLLKSRKDIENIIVDQAGGNPILVKNVASVYESSMPRVGQTGIGKNDDAVEGIVVMRKGENAQETLALIKDKIKDLNENVLPKDIKIETFYDRDNLMNFTTETVMHNLFEGIILVTCVVFLFMADWRTTFTVSIVIPLSLLFAFLCLKMMGMSANLLSLGAVDFGIIIDGAVVMVEGLFVVLDHRAHQLGMTAYNKIAKGSLIKKTGTEMGKAIFFSKLIIITALLPIFSFQKVEGKMFSPLAFTLGFALMGALLFTLTLVPVLSHILLNKNVKEKNNPFVNFWDRIVGKGFAWTFKHKVKSLVISISIIAVTFFSASFLGTEFLPQLNEGALWVTAELPMSTSLPESVQTAAMIRKDLETFPEVKKVLSQTGRSNDGTDPNGFGFIQLQVDLKPKSEWTRKINMDELINEMDQKLKVHQGITYNYSQPVIDNVAESVAGFKASNAVKIYGDDLDKLDELSNEVLAKIKNIPGIKDVGILRNVGQPEISVILDREKMAAYGVTLSDAQAVLELAFGGKTATQKYEDEKKFDVRVRFSKEYRKDEEDLAELKVPTISGAKIPLKEICDIKTVTGPAFIYRDNTKRFIGVKFSVRDRDLGSTIAEAQEKVAQVKMPAGYTTGWTGEFENQVRASARLAQVVPISLIGIFVLLFILFGNIKDSLLVLANVPFAVIGGIIALHLTGMNFGISAGVGFIALLGICIQNGVILISEFHHNLKAKFSLEESIFMGVKARTRAVVMTALMASIGLLPAAISTGIGSESQKPLAIVIIGGLITATVLTLLVFPILFWIFNRKKHAPIE; encoded by the coding sequence ATGAACAAATTCATACGAAATATTATTGCTTTTTCGCTCAAGAACAAAGCATTCACCTTTTTTTGGGTGGGATTACTGGCGGTTGCAGGATTTATTTCCTTCAAAAATATGCCCATTGACGCTTTTCCGGATGTAACAAATACTCAGATTATCATCATTACACAATGGAACGGAAAAAGTGCAGAAGAAGTAGAACGTTTTGTGACTTCTCCTATCGAAATTTCCATGAACTCGGTTCAGAAAAAAACGAGTGTGCGAAGTATTACCATGTTTGGATTATCGGTTATTAAAATCATTTTTGATGATGGGGTAGATGATACATTTGCGCGTTTTCAGGTGAATAATTTGCTGAAAAATGTGACACTGCCGGATGATGTAGAACCGGATGTTCAGCCCCCTTATGGTCCAACAGGAGAAATATTCCGGTATATTGTAAAAAGCGACAGCAGGGATAGCCGTGAATTATTAACGTATCAAAACTGGGTGATCGACAAACAGCTTCGTTCTGTTCCTGGTGTGGCCGATTTGAATGTTTTTGGAGGTCAGACTAAAACATACGAAGTTGGTGTTGATCCCGTTAAATTAGCAAAGTACAATATTACACCGCTTCAGGTTTACAATGCTGTTGATGCAGGCAATTTAAATGTTGGCGGTGATATCATCGAAAAAAACGGACAGGCATTTGTAGTTCGTGGGGTTGGTCTTTTAAAATCCCGAAAAGACATTGAAAACATTATTGTTGATCAGGCAGGAGGAAATCCGATTTTGGTTAAAAACGTAGCTTCTGTTTACGAAAGTTCAATGCCAAGAGTGGGGCAAACGGGTATTGGCAAGAATGATGATGCCGTTGAAGGAATTGTCGTGATGCGTAAAGGCGAAAATGCACAGGAAACTTTGGCTTTAATCAAAGATAAAATCAAAGATTTAAATGAAAATGTACTTCCGAAAGACATTAAAATAGAAACTTTTTACGATCGTGATAATCTGATGAATTTCACGACAGAAACGGTAATGCACAATTTATTCGAAGGAATTATTCTGGTTACCTGCGTGGTATTTCTTTTTATGGCCGACTGGAGGACTACTTTTACGGTTTCTATTGTGATTCCACTTTCGTTATTGTTCGCATTTTTATGTCTGAAAATGATGGGGATGAGTGCCAATTTGCTGAGTCTGGGTGCTGTCGATTTCGGGATTATAATTGATGGAGCGGTGGTGATGGTCGAAGGATTGTTTGTGGTTTTGGATCACCGCGCGCATCAATTAGGAATGACGGCTTACAACAAAATTGCAAAAGGTAGTCTGATCAAAAAAACAGGAACTGAAATGGGTAAAGCCATATTCTTTTCTAAGTTAATTATCATTACTGCACTACTGCCGATATTTTCTTTTCAGAAAGTAGAAGGAAAAATGTTCTCGCCTTTGGCTTTTACGTTAGGTTTTGCCTTAATGGGAGCTTTGCTTTTTACTTTGACACTGGTACCGGTTTTGTCACACATTCTTTTAAATAAAAATGTAAAAGAAAAGAACAACCCGTTCGTTAATTTTTGGGACCGCATTGTAGGGAAAGGTTTTGCCTGGACCTTTAAACATAAAGTGAAATCATTAGTTATTTCAATTTCTATTATTGCGGTAACTTTCTTTTCAGCTTCATTTTTGGGTACCGAATTTTTACCTCAGTTAAACGAAGGGGCCTTGTGGGTAACAGCAGAATTGCCAATGAGTACGTCGCTTCCGGAGAGTGTGCAGACGGCGGCAATGATCAGAAAAGATCTGGAAACTTTTCCGGAAGTCAAAAAAGTGCTTTCGCAAACCGGAAGAAGCAATGACGGGACTGACCCGAACGGGTTCGGGTTTATTCAGCTTCAGGTAGATTTAAAACCTAAATCAGAATGGACACGCAAAATCAATATGGATGAGCTGATTAACGAAATGGATCAAAAGCTAAAAGTACATCAGGGAATTACCTATAATTATTCACAACCGGTTATCGACAACGTAGCCGAATCTGTAGCGGGTTTCAAAGCTTCAAATGCTGTGAAAATTTATGGAGATGATCTCGATAAACTCGACGAATTATCAAATGAGGTTTTAGCGAAAATCAAAAATATTCCCGGTATAAAAGACGTCGGAATTCTGAGAAATGTTGGCCAGCCAGAAATCAGTGTGATTTTGGACAGAGAAAAAATGGCCGCTTACGGTGTTACTTTGAGTGATGCGCAGGCTGTATTAGAACTGGCATTTGGAGGGAAAACAGCTACTCAAAAGTATGAAGACGAAAAGAAATTTGATGTAAGGGTTCGTTTTTCTAAAGAATACAGAAAAGACGAAGAAGATTTGGCCGAATTAAAAGTGCCAACAATCAGTGGTGCCAAAATTCCGTTGAAAGAAATATGCGATATAAAAACGGTTACTGGACCGGCTTTTATTTACAGAGATAATACCAAACGATTTATTGGGGTTAAATTCTCTGTTCGTGATCGTGATTTGGGAAGTACCATTGCGGAAGCGCAGGAAAAAGTAGCTCAGGTAAAAATGCCTGCAGGCTATACCACAGGCTGGACAGGTGAATTTGAAAATCAGGTTCGTGCCAGTGCGCGTCTGGCTCAGGTAGTACCTATCAGTTTAATAGGGATTTTTGTCCTGTTATTTATCTTATTCGGAAATATTAAAGATTCACTGCTTGTTTTGGCCAATGTCCCGTTTGCTGTTATTGGCGGAATCATCGCATTACATTTAACCGGAATGAATTTCGGAATATCAGCAGGGGTTGGTTTTATAGCCTTACTCGGGATCTGTATTCAAAACGGAGTTATTCTTATATCCGAATTCCATCACAATCTTAAGGCTAAGTTTTCACTCGAAGAATCTATTTTTATGGGTGTAAAAGCCAGAACCAGGGCCGTAGTGATGACAGCATTGATGGCTTCTATAGGTCTGTTACCTGCCGCCATTTCTACGGGAATTGGTTCTGAATCACAAAAACCTTTGGCGATAGTAATTATTGGAGGGTTAATTACCGCAACAGTCCTGACATTATTGGTTTTTCCAATTCTGTTCTGGATATTCAACCGTAAAAAGCATGCTCCAATTGAGTAA
- a CDS encoding phosphoribosylaminoimidazolesuccinocarboxamide synthase encodes MSNTITTTNFNFPNQKSVYRGKVREVYNINDELLVMVATDRLSAFDVVLPKGIPYKGQILNQIATKFMELTEDIVPNWLIATPDPNVAVGHLCEPFKVEMVIRGYLSGHAAREYAAGRRQICGVTMAEGLKENDKFPEPIITPTTKADNGSHDEDISREDILAKGIVSEEDYIVLEKFTRDLFQRGTEIAAERGLILVDTKYEFGKTKEGVIVLIDEIHTPDSSRYFYADGYAERQEKGEEQKQLSKEFVRRWLIENGFQGQEGQQIPEMTDAYIESVSERYIELYENILGEKFIKADINNIDQRIEKNVLEYLTSRE; translated from the coding sequence ATGAGCAATACAATCACAACAACAAATTTTAATTTCCCGAATCAGAAATCAGTGTATAGAGGAAAAGTGAGGGAAGTTTATAATATCAACGACGAACTTTTAGTAATGGTAGCTACTGACAGACTTTCGGCTTTTGATGTGGTTTTGCCAAAAGGAATTCCGTATAAAGGACAAATCCTGAACCAGATTGCTACAAAATTTATGGAATTGACAGAAGATATTGTTCCAAACTGGTTGATTGCAACTCCGGATCCAAACGTTGCTGTAGGACATTTGTGTGAACCATTCAAAGTTGAAATGGTAATTCGAGGTTATCTTTCAGGACACGCAGCGAGAGAATATGCTGCAGGAAGAAGACAAATCTGTGGAGTTACAATGGCTGAAGGTTTAAAAGAAAATGATAAATTCCCTGAACCTATTATCACTCCAACGACAAAGGCTGATAACGGTTCGCATGATGAAGATATTTCACGTGAAGACATTCTTGCAAAAGGAATTGTTTCTGAAGAAGATTATATTGTCCTGGAGAAATTTACCCGTGATTTATTTCAGAGAGGAACAGAAATTGCTGCTGAGCGCGGTTTGATTTTAGTGGATACGAAATACGAATTTGGAAAAACGAAAGAAGGTGTTATCGTTTTAATTGATGAAATACATACTCCGGATTCTTCACGTTATTTTTATGCTGACGGATATGCCGAAAGACAGGAAAAAGGCGAAGAACAAAAACAATTATCAAAAGAGTTTGTACGCCGCTGGCTGATCGAAAATGGTTTTCAGGGACAGGAAGGTCAGCAGATTCCTGAAATGACCGATGCTTACATCGAATCAGTGTCAGAAAGATATATCGAATTATACGAGAATATTTTAGGAGAAAAATTCATTAAAGCTGATATTAACAATATTGATCAACGCATTGAAAAAAATGTATTAGAATATCTTACATCAAGAGAGTAA
- a CDS encoding ankyrin repeat domain-containing protein: protein MKKSIVYLGVALVAFTNVSLASDFNSSNGDKKVKTESYDASPLNVAILKGDLQIVLKFIEYGADVNQISEDMTPLMTAARYNKVEIVKILLAQGAKPGIKNEKGFTALKYAELSNAAEVVAILKGLK, encoded by the coding sequence ATGAAAAAATCAATCGTTTATTTAGGAGTAGCTTTAGTAGCTTTTACAAATGTTTCTTTAGCATCAGATTTTAATTCTTCAAACGGAGACAAAAAAGTTAAAACTGAATCTTATGATGCTTCCCCACTAAATGTGGCAATTTTAAAAGGGGATCTTCAAATCGTCTTGAAATTTATTGAATACGGAGCTGATGTAAATCAAATATCAGAAGATATGACTCCTTTAATGACAGCTGCACGTTACAACAAAGTTGAGATCGTTAAAATCTTATTAGCGCAGGGAGCAAAACCTGGCATTAAAAATGAAAAAGGATTTACTGCTTTGAAATATGCGGAGTTATCTAATGCCGCAGAAGTAGTTGCCATTTTGAAAGGATTAAAATAA